DNA from Pelobacter propionicus DSM 2379:
CATGGTGAGCAGCTCTTCGAGGGTTTTCCCGAAGTGGGAACAGGCCGCCTGGTTGGCATAGGCCATGCGGAATCCGTCCGCCGGATCAAGCACATAGACCGGGTCGCGCGTGTACTCGATCAGGGTCTTGAAAAAAGAGGCTTCCTGCTCGACTTTTTTCCGTTCCTCCACCTCCCGGGCCAGTTTCAGGTTGTTCAGGCCCTGTTCGGCCATTACCTGAACCAGATTGCGTGAATATTCCATTATGTTTCTGATCTGTTCGCGGCTGCGTAGGGGAATCATGCCCATGGCCCGGATATAGTCGTTTTCGTTAAAGCCGAATTCCCTGGCCTGGGCACGAAAATAGTCCGGGTCCGGCTTGTCGTCGTCGTAGAAAAACTGCCCGGTAAAGAATGTGGCCACATGCTCTCCGTTGATCCTGATCGGCATGGCGACATCCCGCAGGCCGTTCTTGCACGTGTAGTCCAGATATTCTCCGTCAAAAGAATGCAGATGGGACTTGATGTACCTGTCACTCTCACGGCAACGGACACAGCTGTCCGGATGTACGCGGTGGAAGCGGACGCAGAGATCCTGCCAGCCGACTGCCACCAGGATGTTTTCATCCTCATCCATGATGGCGGATGGTGTGCCGTTGATTCTGTACTGGGCTTCCAGCAGCTGCTGTAGTTGATTGATATTGACGAGTCGGGAAAAGGGGGGGGAGTTGGCCACGCTAACCTCAATGCCTTTGTGTTCATATGCCGCCGAATCCGATAACGCCCGCGGGCGGATCGGATGAAGGGCCACAAAATATACCGTTGCTGAATGATCGATGTCAAAGAGCAATTGCCGGATTTCCGCGGTATGTTATTATTTTCGCGCTGATTGGGCGGACATCCGTTTCGCCGTCACCTCACGCCCCCTCCGCTTCACGCCGGATTCCTTGCGTCATGGGGGGATGGCGCTAGAGTTGATGGCAGGGGTGTGAACCGGGGCGCTGGCAACGTGGAGAGTCGATACTTCCCCCCGGGGCGGGGGAGGCGGCTTTCAGCATGCCGGGCGGCCCGGATATCGGCGCACACCTACCATCATTTCTGAACAAGGAGGAGAGCATGCCGCAGACCAGCGAACTGAAACGTTGCCGCTGTTTCGAGATATTTTCCCAGTCAGCCGGGGTCGAGATCCGCGAGGCGTTCAAGGCGCATGAGGAGAACGGGCTGGTGACGGAGCGCGCCGGCAGGATACAGCTGCGCTTCTTCAGGTTGACCCCAAAGACGAAACCGGATGAGATCACCCAGATCCGCTTCATCTGCGAGCCGGACGAGGCCTACGGGTTGTCGCTGATGATCGCCCAGGTAGCCGGTTCCTCGGTGCCCTGCAGGGAGAAACTCAGCCCGCACAAGTTCTCGGCCGGTGAGCAGAGGGATGAGATCGTGACCACACTTACCGTGGAAAAATGGGAGCGGGGCGGCAAGGGAGGGTACGCCCTGACCGTGGGGCGCGGCAAGGAGTTCATCAGCGTACCGGTGACGCTGTCCAAGTTCCTCTTCGCGGGAGAATTCCTGCGTTTTCTCTCCACCGTGCAGTGCTGGGTGGAAAGGGCGGATAAGAGGGGTGGCGCCGGCAAGGAGTGACTTTCCCGCTGAACAAGTTGCTGGCGCTCCTGGGGCACCGGCGGGGTCATGGCGTTGCATATAATTGAAGCAGGCGTTCTCGGGCCAGCACACTTTTTTTGTGACACTATTTTTGATAACAACCGAGGACACACACCAAAGAAAACATGACCCATGAACGATGCGTTCCCTCACCCACCATTATCCGCACCAACGGCATCCGCATGGCCGTGTACCAAGAGGGGGCGGCTTTCCGCTGGTGCTCTGCCACGGCTTCCCCGAGCTGGCCTTCTCATGGCGTCACCAACTCCCGGCCTTGGCCCGTGCGGGGTTTTGGGCCATCGCCCCTGACCAGCGCGGCTACGGAAGGAGCGACAAACCGGCTGCCGTGGAGGAGTACGACCGAATAGACTCGGTTGAAAAATTCCCGATGCCCCTGGTAGACCTCCAGCAGCTCGCCAACGGTCATGTCGGCAACCGACCGCTCCACGACCCGGCGCACCAGGCCATCCAGGAAGAGCCCGTTGCTCTCAGCGATGCCGCCCAGTGCTATGATCTCCAGCAGGCTGTCAATGGTGGTCCTGGTGTGCCCTCCTGTTTTAGTCGCTTTTTTGATTTCTTTCGCTCGTGGCCTTCCAGTGCGGCGTTGACCCTGGCCACATACGAGTCCGGCGGAGCGGGTAAATTAGGGCGCTGCTCTGCTCTCAGCGCTTCCCGTACCGCTTCAGTGATGAGCCGCTTCAAGTCGGCTATGTCGATCGTGACGGCGGGCATGATTATATGTTGTAGGTCCTCGGCCGAACCATGTTGGTGAAGGCGGCCCTTACGAGCTTGGAAAGATCCATGCTCCTCCGCACGGCCAAGTCGTTCAACATCTGCTTAACTACGTGATCCACTCGCACGTTGATTGTTGCGACTTGGGTATTTGCCGCTGATTTGCCCATAGTGAACTCCTTTCTTGAAAAATTCGTGATGTATGATATTGTGGTGGTGTGCAATAAATGATGTTTAGCTATGAAATAATATGCAGGTAAAATTGCATGGAGAACGAATTTGTTTCAAGGATTAAAGCTGCGTTTAACGCAATGGGCGTTGCGAAACGCGGTGTTGTTAAGGAAGTTGCTGTAAAGACAGGTTATTCGGAGGGAATGGTTAGCAGAATACTGGCGGGAAAAAATGAACCTTCTGAAAAGTTCCTCCTTTCTGTCGCCGCAGCTTACGGCATCCGCCCTGATTGGGTCTTGAAGGGTGAAGAGCCGATACTATCCCCCGGCAAAGGTTTCACCATCGCGAGCATAGACCGGCAAATATTCATGGAGGTGGCCCGGTCAATAGCTGGTGATCCCCAGCCGTCCACCTGCGACCAAGAGCGGATTGATAGAGAGGTTTTCGGACATGTATCTGACGAGAGGAGGGACCAGGAGCGAACCATCATTACTGTGCTGCAAAAACGATGGTTGACAGATGATGAATTGGCCCAAGTCGAAAAGCTGGTCTCCGACATGATGAACCGTAAGCAAGGGGGGAGGTGACGGGCCTTTTTTGTGGTACATTTGGGGGTATACTGTGTTCTTGTTGCTCGAGATAGTTTAGTAATTACGGCAGGTCGAAGCTGGTGTTCGATCCCGGCTCCGACGAAGTCACAGCAAAAAACCCGCTAGAAATAGTGGGTTTTTTGCTGTGACGATTTGCAAATATCAGGTCTGGCGTTCGCTTTGCGCACACGGACCAGCCAGGAGAGGATATGACTCAGAACGATATACTGCGCAGGCTCCGCTACGCCCTTGATATACCTGATGGCGTGATGCTGGAGATATTCAGGCAGTCAAACCACGAAATTGACCAGACCACCCTGCGTAATCTGTTGAAGAAGGAAGATGACCCGGCTTGGCTGGAGTGCAGCGAAGAACTGCTGGGGCTGTTTCTGGATGGCTTGATCCTTCTTAAAAGAGGACCCCGCGAGTGCGCGGATTGTAGCCCCGCCCGCTCCGTCGCGGCGCTTACAAATAACGACATCTTGAAAAAAATACGCATCGCCCTTGAGTTGCGGGAAGATGAGTTGATCGCCACCATGAGACTGGCCAAGGTCAGTATTTCAAAGTCTGAGTTGAGTGCACTGTTTCGGAGCAGGGGACAGAAGAATTACAAGACGTGCGGG
Protein-coding regions in this window:
- a CDS encoding alpha/beta fold hydrolase; the protein is MRSLTHHYPHQRHPHGRVPRGGGFPLVLCHGFPELAFSWRHQLPALARAGFWAIAPDQRGYGRSDKPAAVEEYDRIDSVEKFPMPLVDLQQLANGHVGNRPLHDPAHQAIQEEPVALSDAAQCYDLQQAVNGGPGVPSCFSRFFDFFRSWPSSAALTLATYESGGAGKLGRCSALSASRTASVMSRFKSAMSIVTAGMIICCRSSAEPCW
- a CDS encoding helix-turn-helix domain-containing protein, yielding MENEFVSRIKAAFNAMGVAKRGVVKEVAVKTGYSEGMVSRILAGKNEPSEKFLLSVAAAYGIRPDWVLKGEEPILSPGKGFTIASIDRQIFMEVARSIAGDPQPSTCDQERIDREVFGHVSDERRDQERTIITVLQKRWLTDDELAQVEKLVSDMMNRKQGGR
- a CDS encoding YehS family protein, whose translation is MTQNDILRRLRYALDIPDGVMLEIFRQSNHEIDQTTLRNLLKKEDDPAWLECSEELLGLFLDGLILLKRGPRECADCSPARSVAALTNNDILKKIRIALELREDELIATMRLAKVSISKSELSALFRSRGQKNYKTCGDQFLRQFLQGLTIRCRGTAGVEGQ